GtagcggcggcggcgggACGAGGAGGGGTATTATACCCCGAAGCCCAGTGCGGGGGACCGGAGCCCGTGCGAGGAGTCATGCGACCGGAGCCGTTTTGCTGGCTGGGAGAGCTTGTCATTTCCGGGGTGAGCTGAGAATGCTCGCCGGTCAAAGAGCTAACGGAGGGGTTTGTGCTAAAGGTGTAGGAGCCGCGGTTAGAGTTGTAGCCGGTGTTATGGTCGGGCATGTACTCCTGCTCGTGCTCGGGGACGGTCTCGCCAGGCCCACTGCTCTGGCTGTAGCGGTTTGGGTCGCGCTCGGAGGACTCGGGCTCCGCGGCGCCGGGGCGTGGGTTTGGTGGCGCCATGTCGTTTTTCATGTATCCACCGGGCAGGGCTTGGCCGTAGCTGGTGATCCCCGAGCTCGTCAAAGGGGTGTGTGGCACGTACTGGGCGTGCGTTTGCGGTGCCGCGGAATAATAGGGCTTGGTGCTGTCATAGCCGTGGCTTGGGTAGGCTGGCAAGCCGTGCATGTTGTTACCCGGCGGGGTGGTTGCGGGGGTGGTTGGCATTGACCGCTGATTACTCAGTGTTGTGTCGATGGACAAGGGCTGTGTGTGGGGCACTGGTACGCCCCATTCATATGTACTGCCTAGATGGATGGTGCCCACAAGGCTGGATGCGCTGGCTGGTGGTGTAGGAAATGTATTGGCGCGCTCGAGGCCTGGTCTGGAGCCAGGCTGGCCGCTTATTGAACCCTGTGACACGTGAGAGGACATGGGCGTCTGAAGAGAgggatggtgatgatgaatCGGAGGTTGCTGAGAGCCAGATGGTGTGCGCTGGGGACCGGAGGGACGGCCTTCCAGACGTCGCTCCTGGGACTCTTGCACAATAATGTTTGTCCGTGTCTGGTTGGCCGGGTGGTATAGAAGACCACCGATATTATGCACAAAGAGTGGGTACAAGAGGTCGgtgatcttctccttgttgGCAAATTCAAGAGCCCGCTCAAATGGGATCCTGAGTCAAGAGTTAACGGATGCTGCGCATGCTCTCCGGGTTCGAATGACATACCAGACACCTTTTAAGTGCATCGGTCCAATTTTCACAACATGGCGGAGCTTTTCACTTTTGAGAATTCCATCACGTCGGCCGCGGGTCATACCAGCTACATTTAGCAGCTTTGTACCATTGATCATGTGGTTGTCTGCGATGCAATCCCGTTAGTTTCAAAGACGAGAGAAAAAATATCATCCACTTGACATCGGGCCACAGAATCATCGTACCCTCTCGCCGAGCTACACACACTCCCTTCGCTTCCACCTGGTAACAAAGGCTCCCCTCGTCTTCCCACAATGTGGCTGTCACTCGTGGTTTCGCTCCCGGAGGAGCGACCTGACCGGTACCGTCAAAGACGAACCCTTGTAGCGGAGCACCGGTATTGTTCCCATACCCACTCGGAGGGGCCACGGCGTGGTTGCTTACTTGATAACGATCAGAATAATCATCGATCACATTCTGGCTATGGATCTTACCAGGCAACGGCAGCAACTGAGCCGGCATTTGGCCACCCATTGAGCTTGGTGGATGTCCTGTTGCGGGTGAAGTAATGCCAGGGGCGTATCCATACTGCGGATAACCAGCCGGGGTGTAAGAAGATGCGGGCTGCATCACAGGTGGTTGCCCGGGGTACTGGTAGTGGGACATTGCACCTGCGGTAGCGCCTTGAGGGGGGTATGACTGCGCAGAAGACATGTGCGAGTGGACATCCATATACGGCTGGGTCTGATTCATGCTGCCGAGAGAGGTTGGACTCGGATAATACCCTTCGTTGACTGAGGGCGGGATACTGTATTCACTTGGAGCGGAAGAATCTAACGAAAGCCGGGCCTGGGTCCCAGGCAAGTCCGCAGAGGACGGGGGACTCCTAGGCTCGTTGACAGGCACAGAGGCACCAGACAGACTCGTCCGAGCGCTGGAGTTGGTAGAGTTGCTCCCGGATGGATCGTGGTAGGCGGTCCGGGAGAAGCCCTGAGGGGCTGTCGGCAGGCTGAGAGCCGGGAGTTTGTCGCCGGGCAATAACGGTCGTTCGGCGGCGTGATGATTGTACCAGGGAATGTCGGCAGGACCGCGGGTATGGACCTGCGAGATCGATGGCAGCTCCAGCTTTTCGGTTGCACGGATGAACGGTTTGAAAATAGAAGGAAGAAGCGAGCAGCGGACGTAAATGTCGTCCAGCGTGCTATCAATATAGGCTGCAGAATCTTTGGAAAACTACAGGTCGTGTCCCAGATTGCACGGGGAAACAAAAGTCCAAAGTGAAAGAGATGCAAACGAAATGTTCAACGGGGCTTTCAGCATCAAACGTTCAAAAAAATTCCGGTGTGGCAACGTGATGCAAGATGCAGGCAATGCAGGGGCGTGCAATATCGTAGTGAAGCTTCGTAGTACGTCGTAACCCTTTTGCAAAGACTCGGAAGGCCTAGACAGAAGCGCAATGAAGACTTTCTCTTGA
The nucleotide sequence above comes from Penicillium digitatum chromosome 1, complete sequence. Encoded proteins:
- a CDS encoding APSES transcription factor StuA gives rise to the protein MLKAPLNISTLDDIYVRCSLLPSIFKPFIRATEKLELPSISQVHTRGPADIPWYNHHAAERPLLPGDKLPALSLPTAPQGFSRTAYHDPSGSNSTNSSARTSLSGASVPVNEPRSPPSSADLPGTQARLSLDSSAPSEYSIPPSVNEGYYPSPTSLGSMNQTQPYMDVHSHMSSAQSYPPQGATAGAMSHYQYPGQPPVMQPASSYTPAGYPQYGYAPGITSPATGHPPSSMGGQMPAQLLPLPVSNHAVAPPSGYGNNTGAPLQGFVFDGTGQVAPPGAKPRVTATLWEDEGSLCYQVEAKGVCVARREDNHMINGTKLLNVAGMTRGRRDGILKSEKLRHVVKIGPMHLKGVWIPFERALEFANKEKITDLLYPLFVHNIGGLLYHPANQTRTNIIVQESQERRLEGRPSGPQRTPSGSQQPPIHHHHPSLQTPMSSHVSQGSISGQPGSRPGLERANTFPTPPASASSLVGTIHLGSTYEWGVPVPHTQPLSIDTTLSNQRSMPTTPATTPPGNNMHGLPAYPSHGYDSTKPYYSAAPQTHAQYVPHTPLTSSGITSYGQALPGGYMKNDMAPPNPRPGAAEPESSERDPNRYSQSSGPGETVPEHEQEYMPDHNTGYNSNRGSYTFSTNPSVSSLTGEHSQLTPEMTSSPSQQNGSGRMTPRTGSGPPHWASGYNTPPRPAAAATLYNAVSDTRGTPATGASDPYSMASTTPPVYTTGNGLLSAGSKRMRDDDDIRPESTVEYETSKRRKTITDATLGGPVGGPPILQPMKPSVVVARHR